GATCTATGCTTGAATTTTGCATTTATTTTACCATTTTTATTTGTGTGATGTTTTTAGCTGGGTGGTTTTTGCATATGCAGGTTATCCCTAAACATTTTTTAGAGGTGATGTTTTCGTTTTTTTTACTTGTGTTGTTTGGATTTGCTATGGGAATGTGTTTTGCTATAGCAGGACATTTTGCTGAACCTTTAAAAATGGCATTAAATTATGTAAATATAATCTTATATTGGACAGCCTTGGTGGTATTTCCTGTATGGATAGTTCCAAAGCCTATTTTAGATGTATTATATTATAATCCGCTTTTGCATATAATGGAGCTTTTAAAGTATAATTTTTTTGAAAATTATCCATTGCTTGATGATTATAATTATTATTACCCCATTGTTTTTTTGGGGGTTGTGTTGTTTATTGGATTGTTTTTTTATTATTTTACTAGAGAAAAGTTGATAGCAACAAGATGATAAAATTAGTAAATTTAACCAAATCCTTTCCTTTGCGTAATGGCGGGAGACATTATGTTTTTAAAAATTTAAGTTTTGAATTTCCTGAAAATTGTAGCATAGGCTTAATGGGACGCAACGGAGCTGGAAAATCTACTTTGATGAAGTTATTAAGTGGTTCGTTACTTCCTGATAGGGGTAAGATTATCACTAATAAAAAACTATCTTGGCCCTTAGGTTTAGCAGGAGCTTTTCAGCATAGACTCTCAGCAAGAGACAACGCACGCTTTGTTGCTAGAGTATATGGTTATAAAGGCAAAGCTTTGGAAGAAAAAGTTAAATTTGTAGAAGATTTTGCCGAGCTTGGTAAATTTTTTGATGAACCAATGAATACTTACTCAGCAGGTATGAGTGCTAGAATTTCTTTTGGTTTAAGCATGGCTTTTGATTTTGATTATTACTTAATTGATGAAGCAGGTGCTGTGGGAGATCCTAAATTTAGAGAAAAAAGTTCTAAAATTTATAAAGAAAAATTAAGCAATTCAAAAGTTATCATGGTTTCGCATAATGTAGCTGAAATTAAACAATGGTGTGATAAAATTATCTTTATGCAAAATGGACAAGCTACAATATATGATGATGTAGATGAGGGTATAGCGGTGTATCAAGGAAAAATTAATGCAAAATGATATATTAAATAAAATTAAAAATCTAGAAATTTTA
The genomic region above belongs to Campylobacter peloridis LMG 23910 and contains:
- a CDS encoding capsular polysaccharide export system, inner membrane protein; its protein translation is MFNVIHALFFRELKTRFGINKYLGYFWVIGEPMMVVLVITSIVAAIREFHHQIMPEGISIFMFLAVGIIPFFMFRSIITQLLNGISANLALFAYKPIRPIHVFIARSMLEFCIYFTIFICVMFLAGWFLHMQVIPKHFLEVMFSFFLLVLFGFAMGMCFAIAGHFAEPLKMALNYVNIILYWTALVVFPVWIVPKPILDVLYYNPLLHIMELLKYNFFENYPLLDDYNYYYPIVFLGVVLFIGLFFYYFTREKLIATR
- a CDS encoding capsular polysaccharide export system, ATP-binding protein → MIKLVNLTKSFPLRNGGRHYVFKNLSFEFPENCSIGLMGRNGAGKSTLMKLLSGSLLPDRGKIITNKKLSWPLGLAGAFQHRLSARDNARFVARVYGYKGKALEEKVKFVEDFAELGKFFDEPMNTYSAGMSARISFGLSMAFDFDYYLIDEAGAVGDPKFREKSSKIYKEKLSNSKVIMVSHNVAEIKQWCDKIIFMQNGQATIYDDVDEGIAVYQGKINAK